The segment ACGGTTTAAGGCGCATTTTGAAGAACCTGTTTCTCTTTTCCTTCATACGGTGAGATGAGGGCCTTGAATGCGCGGAATTCAGCCTTGAAAGGTCCCTAACCCGGCGTTATACTAGACGAGTGCTAATCGTTTGCAGGGAAAGAGGTGACATAAAAATGGACGGTGACCCGGGCCAGAGGCTTGTACTCCGTGACATACAATCGCATAGGAGACCCATCAGCTTCCCGGCCTGCGGCGACGTTATTTTTATGGTGATTACATAAATATAATGAACCCATTCAGGCTGGCTGCTGATACCTGTGCCTTATTCAACGACCGTATCCACGTGTTCTGTGAAAAGGAGGATATCAGATGAAGATCCGACTGGTAAACGCCGGCGTTTTTACTTCGGTGGATGACCTTGAAACGACCCTCACTCCGCCAGCCGAGGGCTTCTACTGGATAGATGCGGATCTGGAGGATCTGGCTGCGCTTCAGCCCTTATTCTCTCTGCATGATTTGGCGGTAGAGGACTGCTTGACGGAAGAGGAGCAGCGTCCCAAGATTGAAATTTATGAGAGCCATTATTTTATCGTTGTGAACAGCATCCGATTTGATGATGAAGAGATCTTTCTGCGGGCGCTGAATATTTTTCTCGGACGGCATTTTATTATTACAGTGACCCGCCAGAAGATTCATGAGCTCCGTGCCATCAAGCCTCTGCTGTGGGAAGAGGAAGTGAACTCCCCGGACCGGTTCCTGTATGTTCTGATCGATCTCGTCACCGATAATTACTTCACGGTGGGCGACCGGATCGAGGTGCGGATCGAGCAGCTGGAAGAGGATATTCTAATGCATACCAAGAAGTCGCATCTCAACGAGATTGTCGGGCTGCGCAGTGAAATTCTGTGGCTGAAGCGTGTTCTCGGGCCGCAGAGGGATGTGATCCATACCTTAAATAAGAAGGATCTGCGATTGATTGACGATCAGCTTCAAAAGTATTTCAGCGACACGTACGAGAATGCGGTCAAGATCTCGGAAATCTTCGAAACGTACCGCGATTTGATGGGCAACCTGCGGGAGGCCTACCAGTCCAGTATCGCGATCCGCGCTAACGAAACGATGAGCATTTTTACCGTAATCACGACCATCTTTATGCCGCTGACTGTCATTACTGGCATCTATGGCATGAATTTTGATTTCATGCCGGAGCTGCACTGGAAATATTCATATTTCATTGTACTGGCGGTCATGGTTGCCGTGGGCTTCGGAATGTATTATTTGTTCCGCAAAAAAGAATGGCTTTAGTTACAAGAGAGGCTGTCCCAAAAGATCCAGGGTCTTGCGGAGGCTACTGAAAAAGTCCTGACTGAATCGAAGAAGGTACTGCACCCGAAATAATTAAGGGAGCAATACCTTTTTTTGATGTAAAATAAGGTTAACGCAAAAGATGGTGTATCCGCCAGCGAAGGCGTGGTCGCTGCAGAAAGAGGGGGCTTCCGATCGCTGTTGTCCCCAGAAAACAGGTAACACAAAGAAACCGCCCTTTGGCAGAATGGAAGTGTCTAACAACCATCTAATAAGGAGCGGCTTCATTTGTACAAATCTTTATTTTTTGCTTCATATTTCCTTCAATTGAGCTGCCTCGTTAAACAAGATTTACTTTTGGGACAGCCTCTTTCAAATGAAGCGCTCTGCCTACACGGCCCGCCGGCCATGTGACTCCGCTTCCCGCCGGTACCGGATTCGTATGAGCCGCAGCCGTTCGTACAGCTGCTCCTGGGACAGCCCTTCTCTCTCCTCTTCCCCGTAAACACGCTGCAAAATCGGCTTTAAAAAGGTGTCCCCAAGCTCCTCCAGCGCCTTCCATACATGGTCCTGCTCCTCTTCCGGCATGACGGCAAGCTCGGCAGAGATCAACGGCTCCGTATTATATCCTGCCTTCTCCAGCGCTTCCACAGCCTCAATGACCGCGCGCCGGGACATTCCGGTGACCTCGCTCAGTGCCTCCATATTCAGGCTCCGCGCAATGCCTTCCAGCAGCTGCCGGTTGGTCCGATATTTCTCCAGCTCCAGCTTGTATTTCTGCTCCTTCTGCGTATATAACCAGGACATGAACTCATCCTCCTCCAGAGCAGCCTCAACCCAGTTTAAGGGAAAGCCATGCACCCTCTCCACACGGGATGTCATTTCAAGCCAATCCTCCCCGTGCTCCTGCGCCTTGGTGCTGCCGATGCCCGGCAGCTGCAGCAGCTCCTCCTGCGTCTTCGGAATGAAGGCGCTGATCATTCGCAGCACCCGGTTACTCGCGATGAAGTAGGGTGCCTTTCTGCCTGCCGCCGCCTTTCTTCTTCGCCAGGCGCACAGCTCACTGTACAGCTCTTCACTGCCGCAGCGCTCGCTGTAGCATTGCAGGCGCAATGCGTGCCGGTTGCTGCTCCCGCTCTCCTCCGGCTCATGGAAGACACCGGCAATGACCGGCCGATAGCCTAGTGCAAGCTTCTGCG is part of the Paenibacillus algicola genome and harbors:
- the corA gene encoding magnesium/cobalt transporter CorA; translated protein: MKIRLVNAGVFTSVDDLETTLTPPAEGFYWIDADLEDLAALQPLFSLHDLAVEDCLTEEEQRPKIEIYESHYFIVVNSIRFDDEEIFLRALNIFLGRHFIITVTRQKIHELRAIKPLLWEEEVNSPDRFLYVLIDLVTDNYFTVGDRIEVRIEQLEEDILMHTKKSHLNEIVGLRSEILWLKRVLGPQRDVIHTLNKKDLRLIDDQLQKYFSDTYENAVKISEIFETYRDLMGNLREAYQSSIAIRANETMSIFTVITTIFMPLTVITGIYGMNFDFMPELHWKYSYFIVLAVMVAVGFGMYYLFRKKEWL
- a CDS encoding HRDC domain-containing protein — protein: MDIVFMNQMSRPGSGGHETAQLWIGEEEGSWYLGWRGSEGEGEGGDEAWYEGGSWQELLCVYRHGLAQKLALGYRPVIAGVFHEPEESGSSNRHALRLQCYSERCGSEELYSELCAWRRRKAAAGRKAPYFIASNRVLRMISAFIPKTQEELLQLPGIGSTKAQEHGEDWLEMTSRVERVHGFPLNWVEAALEEDEFMSWLYTQKEQKYKLELEKYRTNRQLLEGIARSLNMEALSEVTGMSRRAVIEAVEALEKAGYNTEPLISAELAVMPEEEQDHVWKALEELGDTFLKPILQRVYGEEEREGLSQEQLYERLRLIRIRYRREAESHGRRAV